A window of the Phycicoccus sp. M110.8 genome harbors these coding sequences:
- a CDS encoding ABC transporter ATP-binding protein — MTDTATLELSGLSAWYGEARVLTDVDLQVRPGEVVTLVGRNGAGKTTLLRSVMGLHRQVQGTVSWDGKDLGRTSPDRRAKAGIGWVPDDRGIYSTLSVAENLRLPPVTSDAAWSLEQVYEQFPVLHERRDFPGTKLSGGEQQMLAIARVLRMGSRLLLLDEPSEGLAPVIVQRIGEIIRQIKEQGVSVLLVEQNVKFASTVADRHYLLAQGRVVESLDNESFQTRTTELLEYLGM; from the coding sequence ATGACCGACACCGCCACCCTCGAGCTGTCCGGCCTCTCGGCCTGGTACGGCGAGGCGCGCGTCCTCACCGACGTCGACCTGCAGGTCCGTCCCGGCGAGGTCGTCACGCTGGTGGGCCGCAACGGCGCGGGCAAGACCACGCTGCTGCGCTCGGTGATGGGCCTGCACCGCCAGGTCCAGGGGACCGTCTCGTGGGACGGCAAGGACCTCGGCCGCACGAGCCCCGACCGCCGCGCCAAGGCCGGGATCGGCTGGGTCCCCGACGACCGCGGCATCTACTCGACCCTGTCGGTGGCGGAGAACCTGCGGCTCCCGCCGGTCACCTCCGACGCGGCGTGGAGCCTGGAGCAGGTCTACGAGCAGTTCCCCGTCCTGCACGAGCGGCGCGACTTCCCGGGCACCAAGCTCTCCGGCGGCGAGCAGCAGATGCTGGCCATCGCCCGGGTCCTTCGGATGGGCTCGCGCCTGCTGCTGCTCGACGAGCCCAGCGAGGGCCTCGCGCCGGTCATCGTCCAGCGGATCGGCGAGATCATCCGCCAGATCAAGGAGCAGGGCGTCTCGGTCCTGCTCGTCGAGCAGAACGTGAAGTTCGCGTCCACCGTCGCCGACCGGCACTACCTGCTCGCGCAGGGCCGCGTCGTGGAGTCGCTCGACAACGAGTCCTTCCAGACCCGCACCACCGAGCTGCTCGAGTACCTCGGCATGTAG
- a CDS encoding ABC transporter ATP-binding protein: MPTEATHGSAQTLLETRGLTKEFRGFRAVSDVSLEVAEGTVHALVGPNGAGKTTLFNLLTGFLSPTSGTISFGGQDITGLQPEQVAHRGIARSFQITSLFDQMSAVDHVELALASPTGLGYRFWRSSRQMRQFRDRAMELLDEVGLADRSGAAAGSLAYGQKRALELALALALDPKLLLLDEPTAGMGLEDVDRTIALVKKVSAGRTVVFVDHNMHVVGSLADTVTVLQSGQVLAQGTYDAVRNDERVITAYLGQAG; the protein is encoded by the coding sequence GTGCCGACCGAGGCCACCCATGGCTCCGCGCAGACGCTGCTGGAGACCCGCGGGCTCACCAAGGAGTTCCGCGGCTTCCGGGCTGTCTCCGACGTCAGTCTCGAGGTCGCCGAGGGCACCGTCCACGCGCTCGTCGGTCCCAACGGTGCCGGCAAGACCACCCTGTTCAACCTGCTGACCGGGTTCCTCTCGCCCACGTCGGGGACGATCTCCTTCGGGGGCCAGGACATCACCGGGCTGCAGCCCGAGCAGGTCGCTCACCGCGGCATCGCCCGGTCGTTCCAGATCACCAGCCTCTTCGACCAGATGAGCGCGGTCGACCACGTCGAGCTGGCGCTCGCCTCCCCGACGGGCCTCGGCTACCGGTTCTGGCGCTCCTCGCGGCAGATGCGACAGTTCCGAGACCGCGCGATGGAGCTGCTCGACGAGGTGGGCCTCGCCGACCGGTCGGGCGCAGCGGCCGGCTCACTGGCATACGGCCAGAAGCGTGCCCTCGAGCTCGCCCTGGCGCTCGCGCTGGACCCCAAGCTGCTGCTGCTCGACGAGCCGACGGCCGGGATGGGCCTGGAGGACGTCGACCGCACCATCGCGCTGGTCAAGAAGGTCTCGGCCGGCCGCACGGTCGTCTTCGTCGACCACAACATGCACGTCGTCGGCTCCCTCGCCGACACCGTCACCGTGCTCCAGTCGGGGCAGGTCCTCGCGCAGGGGACCTACGACGCGGTGCGCAACGACGAGCGCGTGATCACCGCCTACCTCGGACAGGCCGGGTGA